One Obesumbacterium proteus DNA window includes the following coding sequences:
- a CDS encoding mechanosensitive ion channel family protein: MHNTLRRWLEQYGIEFTHVTSLILVIGLIMVTAVIIHLLLHRVLLSRLEKRGQHSKMLWLKVITQHKLFHRVAFTLQGVIVNIQAVFWLHPGTDAGDALIICAQMWVMLYALLSFFSLLDTLLDLTRSMSIAEQLPLRGIFQSLKLGAAIIIGILMISLLIGQSPLLLISGLGAMAAVLMLVFKDPILGLVAGIQLSANNMLKLGDWLEMAKYGANGTVVDVGLTTVKVRNFDNTITMIPTYALVSDSFINWRAMSESGGRRIKRSLNIDTTSVHFISDEEHQRLMKSALLAPYIDAKIQEIKTYNNGLHADLSSPLNGRRMTNLGTFRAYLIAYLNAHPQIRKDMTLMVRQLAPTSDGLPLEIYAFTNTTVWAQYESIQADIFDHTFAIISEFGLRVHQTPTGNDMRAIGHTQLN, translated from the coding sequence ATGCACAACACACTGAGACGATGGCTAGAACAATACGGTATCGAATTCACACATGTGACTTCGCTGATTCTTGTTATTGGCCTCATTATGGTGACCGCGGTCATCATTCATCTGCTTTTGCATCGGGTGCTACTTTCTCGCTTAGAAAAGCGCGGTCAACATAGCAAAATGCTATGGCTGAAAGTGATTACCCAGCATAAGCTTTTTCATCGCGTAGCCTTTACGTTACAAGGCGTTATCGTCAATATTCAAGCGGTATTCTGGCTGCATCCTGGCACTGACGCGGGCGATGCTCTGATTATCTGCGCGCAAATGTGGGTAATGTTGTACGCGCTACTCTCATTCTTTTCACTGCTCGATACCCTGCTCGACCTCACGCGCAGCATGTCTATCGCGGAGCAACTGCCGTTACGCGGGATCTTCCAGAGTCTGAAACTGGGTGCGGCAATCATCATCGGCATTTTGATGATTTCGCTGCTGATAGGACAGTCACCGCTGCTGCTAATTAGCGGCTTGGGTGCGATGGCTGCGGTGCTGATGTTAGTGTTTAAAGACCCTATTTTAGGTTTAGTTGCCGGCATTCAGCTCTCTGCAAACAACATGCTTAAGCTGGGTGACTGGCTGGAAATGGCAAAATATGGTGCGAACGGCACCGTTGTTGACGTTGGTCTGACGACGGTCAAAGTACGCAACTTTGATAACACCATCACCATGATCCCAACCTATGCGCTGGTATCTGACTCTTTTATCAACTGGCGTGCCATGTCAGAGTCTGGTGGACGTCGAATCAAGCGCAGTTTGAATATTGATACCACTAGCGTTCACTTTATTTCAGATGAAGAGCATCAGCGGCTGATGAAAAGTGCGCTGTTGGCACCTTATATCGATGCCAAAATCCAAGAGATCAAAACCTATAACAACGGGTTGCATGCCGATCTCAGCTCACCGCTAAACGGTCGACGGATGACAAATTTAGGCACCTTCCGCGCCTATCTGATTGCCTATTTGAATGCGCACCCGCAGATCCGCAAAGACATGACCCTCATGGTTCGTCAGCTTGCGCCAACGTCTGACGGCTTGCCTCTGGAAATCTACGCCTTCACCAATACAACGGTGTGGGCGCAGTATGAAAGCATTCAGGCCGATATTTTTGATCACACTTTCGCGATTATTTCCGAATTTGGCCTACGCGTACATCAAACCCCAACGGGCAACGACATGCGGGCAATCGGCCATACACAGCTAAACTAA
- the malZ gene encoding maltodextrin glucosidase has protein sequence MLFAWHLPVPPYVRYHADHLEIRLWVQGDDELPQQVMLRCEPDNEEWLLTMQPEKQGSFTCYQADLTLLAGEAVRRYCFKFLWNDRQQWFGPQGFSVVPPAQVEQFAIEIPTQSPEWVADQVFYQIFPDRFAASGQDHTVKNDSYYHHAVQRKVIRKEWDEPLTEENASSTFYGGDLDGIVERLPYLQELGVTALYLNPIFTAPSNHKYDTEDYYQVDPYLGGNDALVRLREATQEFGMRLILDGVFNHTGDTHPWFDRYQQRTGGAFYDPASPHRMRFTFTADGRVLDWKGNATLPKLDFSSQAVVDSVYQADDSILRHWLREPYQIDGWRLDVVHMLGEGGTARGNLHHLAGMYRAVKNENPQAYVFGEHFGDARRWLQAGVEDGAMNYMGFALPVRSFLAGVDVAYQPIQLDAQQCVEWMNGYRAGLSHTQQLAMFNQLDSHDTARFLTLLADKPQRMRMALVWLFTWIGVPCLYYGDEIGLDGGNDPFCRKTFPWDESRWDGDLLALTQQMAALRHQSTALRRGGCMAVHARADTLVFVRQYEDETLLVALQREGKGRCVLPHSPILPAGCWENVVGEGKLVREADYIELTLPTESATVWRWAAV, from the coding sequence ATGTTGTTTGCCTGGCATCTACCGGTACCACCGTATGTACGTTATCACGCGGATCACCTTGAGATCCGTCTTTGGGTGCAGGGAGACGATGAACTGCCGCAGCAGGTTATGTTGAGATGTGAGCCAGATAATGAGGAGTGGCTGTTGACGATGCAGCCAGAAAAGCAGGGGAGTTTTACCTGCTATCAGGCCGATCTCACGCTGTTGGCCGGTGAGGCTGTTCGTCGCTACTGTTTTAAATTTCTATGGAACGACCGACAGCAGTGGTTTGGGCCACAGGGTTTCAGTGTTGTACCCCCAGCGCAGGTGGAGCAATTTGCAATAGAGATCCCAACTCAGTCGCCGGAGTGGGTTGCCGATCAGGTTTTTTATCAGATCTTCCCCGATCGTTTTGCGGCCAGCGGACAGGATCATACGGTAAAAAATGACAGCTATTATCACCATGCGGTGCAACGTAAGGTGATCCGTAAAGAATGGGACGAACCTTTAACAGAAGAAAATGCCTCTTCCACTTTTTACGGTGGTGATTTAGACGGTATTGTCGAACGTTTACCTTATCTACAGGAGCTTGGCGTTACGGCGCTGTACCTTAATCCGATCTTTACCGCGCCCAGCAATCATAAATATGACACTGAAGATTATTATCAGGTCGATCCCTATCTTGGCGGTAATGACGCTTTGGTACGCCTGCGTGAGGCAACGCAAGAATTCGGTATGCGTTTGATCCTTGATGGTGTGTTTAACCACACCGGTGACACTCATCCGTGGTTTGATCGCTATCAGCAACGAACGGGTGGGGCGTTTTACGATCCAGCATCTCCCCATCGTATGCGTTTCACGTTTACTGCTGACGGCCGCGTGCTTGATTGGAAAGGAAACGCAACGTTACCTAAGCTCGACTTCTCGAGTCAGGCGGTGGTGGACAGCGTGTATCAGGCAGACGATAGCATACTGCGGCACTGGTTGAGAGAGCCTTATCAGATTGATGGTTGGAGACTTGATGTGGTGCATATGCTGGGGGAAGGAGGGACTGCCCGAGGTAATTTGCATCATCTTGCAGGGATGTATCGTGCGGTTAAAAATGAAAATCCTCAGGCTTATGTATTTGGTGAGCATTTTGGTGATGCACGGCGCTGGCTGCAGGCCGGTGTGGAAGATGGCGCGATGAACTATATGGGGTTTGCTCTGCCGGTGCGCTCGTTTTTAGCTGGGGTTGATGTGGCTTATCAGCCGATCCAGCTTGATGCTCAGCAGTGTGTCGAGTGGATGAACGGCTACCGAGCGGGCTTATCGCATACTCAGCAGTTAGCTATGTTCAATCAACTAGACAGCCATGACACCGCGCGTTTTTTAACGTTATTGGCCGATAAACCACAGCGTATGCGTATGGCGCTGGTTTGGCTCTTCACTTGGATTGGTGTGCCGTGCCTCTATTACGGTGATGAAATTGGTCTTGATGGTGGCAACGATCCGTTTTGCCGTAAGACATTCCCGTGGGATGAATCACGTTGGGACGGTGACTTATTAGCGTTAACCCAGCAGATGGCTGCGCTGAGGCATCAAAGTACTGCATTACGTCGCGGTGGATGCATGGCGGTTCACGCACGCGCTGATACGCTGGTGTTTGTTCGTCAGTATGAAGATGAAACGCTGCTCGTAGCGCTACAGCGAGAGGGGAAAGGGCGTTGTGTTTTACCTCATTCGCCAATCCTTCCAGCGGGCTGTTGGGAAAACGTCGTCGGTGAGGGGAAATTGGTACGAGAGGCAGATTATATCGAACTGACGTTGCCTACTGAAAGTGCAACCGTATGGCGATGGGCTGCGGTCTAA
- a CDS encoding peroxiredoxin C, with product MVLVTRQAPDFTAAAVLGNGEIVENFNFKEFTKGKPAVVFFWPMDFTFVCPSELIAFDHRYKEFKSRGVEVVGVSMDSEFVHNAWRKTPVDNGGIGEVQYPLVADIKHEIMQAYGIEHPEAGVALRGSFLIDKEGVVRHQVVNDLPLGRNIDEMLRMVDALQFHEEHGDVCPAQWEKGQEGMGASPDGVAKYLSENAAKL from the coding sequence ATGGTCCTGGTTACTCGTCAAGCCCCTGACTTTACTGCCGCTGCCGTACTGGGCAACGGTGAAATTGTTGAAAACTTCAACTTCAAAGAATTTACTAAAGGCAAGCCAGCGGTTGTCTTCTTCTGGCCAATGGACTTCACTTTCGTATGTCCTTCTGAGCTGATTGCTTTTGACCACCGTTACAAAGAATTCAAATCCCGTGGCGTTGAAGTTGTTGGCGTTTCAATGGACTCTGAATTCGTACATAACGCATGGCGTAAAACCCCTGTCGACAATGGCGGCATCGGTGAAGTTCAGTACCCACTGGTTGCTGACATCAAACACGAAATCATGCAGGCATACGGCATCGAACACCCAGAAGCTGGCGTTGCGCTGCGCGGTTCATTCCTGATCGACAAAGAAGGTGTGGTTCGCCACCAGGTTGTTAACGACCTGCCTCTGGGCCGTAACATCGATGAAATGCTGCGTATGGTTGATGCGCTGCAGTTCCACGAAGAGCACGGTGATGTTTGCCCAGCTCAGTGGGAAAAAGGCCAAGAAGGTATGGGCGCGTCTCCAGACGGCGTCGCTAAATACCTGTCTGAAAACGCTGCTAAACTGTAA
- a CDS encoding ACP phosphodiesterase produces MNFLAHLHLASLANSSLYGNILADFVRGNPQGNYSEQVIDGIFMHRRVDVMTDRLPQVLEAKRLFREEFRRVAPITLDVVWDHFLALHWQELEPEISLHSFVNRAQIEIVPMLPNSPERFQNLNAYMWQERWLERYAELPFIAKVLQGMANRRPKLGALAGSFNDIENNYTLLEQTFWQFYPQMIAQAKAKTL; encoded by the coding sequence ATGAACTTTCTTGCCCATCTTCACCTTGCCTCACTAGCCAACAGCTCGCTGTATGGCAATATTTTGGCCGATTTTGTCCGCGGTAACCCACAGGGAAATTATTCAGAACAGGTTATCGACGGCATATTCATGCATCGCAGAGTCGATGTCATGACCGATCGCCTTCCGCAAGTCTTGGAAGCGAAACGCCTATTTCGCGAAGAGTTTCGCCGCGTTGCCCCCATTACCCTTGATGTTGTATGGGATCATTTTCTCGCTCTGCACTGGCAAGAATTGGAGCCAGAAATCTCGCTTCACTCTTTCGTCAACCGTGCTCAAATTGAAATTGTGCCGATGCTGCCGAATTCCCCAGAGCGTTTTCAGAACCTCAATGCCTATATGTGGCAAGAGCGCTGGCTAGAACGCTACGCTGAACTACCATTTATTGCCAAAGTGTTACAAGGTATGGCAAACCGCAGGCCGAAACTCGGCGCGCTGGCGGGATCTTTTAACGATATCGAAAACAACTACACGCTTCTTGAGCAAACATTTTGGCAGTTTTATCCGCAAATGATCGCCCAAGCCAAGGCAAAGACCCTATAA
- the queA gene encoding tRNA preQ1(34) S-adenosylmethionine ribosyltransferase-isomerase QueA: MRVSDFSFELPDNLIARYPQAERSACRLLSLDGPTGKLEHGVFTDVLDKIEAGDLLIFNNTRVIPARLFGRKASGGKLEVLVERVLDDTRVLAHVRASKSPKPGAELLLGDNEDIRVTMVARHDTLFELRFDDGRDVLTILNAAGHMPLPPYIDRPDEDADRELYQTVYSSRPGAVAAPTAGLHFDEPLLEKLRAKGVEMAFVTLHVGAGTFQPVRVDTIENHTMHSEYAEVPQDVVDAVLACKARGNRVIAVGTTSVRSIESAAAAAKDALIAPFFDDTQIFIYPGYHYQVIDALITNFHLPESTLIMLVSAFAGYQNTMHAYHEAVAKEYRFFSYGDAMFITRSELAEQEKVSAE, encoded by the coding sequence ATGCGTGTTTCTGATTTTTCGTTTGAACTTCCCGATAACCTTATTGCTCGATATCCACAAGCAGAGCGTAGCGCGTGCCGTTTGTTATCGCTGGACGGACCAACGGGAAAATTAGAGCACGGCGTTTTCACCGACGTTTTGGATAAAATCGAAGCAGGCGATCTGCTGATTTTCAATAATACCCGCGTTATTCCTGCGCGACTGTTTGGCCGTAAAGCCAGCGGTGGCAAGTTAGAAGTGTTGGTTGAGCGCGTGCTGGATGATACCCGCGTATTAGCGCACGTGCGTGCCTCGAAGTCACCTAAGCCAGGGGCTGAGCTGCTGTTGGGCGATAACGAAGATATTCGCGTCACCATGGTTGCACGCCATGACACGTTATTTGAACTGCGCTTTGACGACGGTCGTGATGTGCTGACGATCCTGAATGCGGCGGGTCATATGCCATTGCCACCTTATATTGACCGTCCTGACGAAGATGCTGACCGTGAACTGTATCAAACGGTCTATAGCTCCCGCCCTGGTGCAGTTGCTGCGCCGACTGCGGGTCTGCACTTTGATGAGCCGTTGCTGGAAAAACTACGCGCCAAAGGTGTTGAGATGGCCTTTGTGACACTGCATGTTGGCGCGGGGACGTTCCAGCCAGTGCGTGTTGATACCATCGAAAACCACACTATGCATTCTGAGTATGCCGAAGTGCCACAGGATGTGGTTGATGCTGTACTGGCGTGTAAGGCACGTGGCAATCGGGTTATTGCGGTAGGAACAACGTCCGTTCGCTCGATCGAAAGTGCGGCCGCGGCGGCAAAAGACGCACTCATCGCGCCATTTTTTGACGATACGCAAATCTTTATCTATCCGGGCTACCACTATCAGGTGATTGATGCTCTGATAACCAACTTCCATTTGCCTGAATCCACGCTGATCATGTTGGTGTCTGCGTTTGCGGGTTATCAAAATACCATGCATGCGTACCACGAAGCGGTGGCAAAGGAATATCGTTTCTTTAGCTATGGGGATGCCATGTTTATTACCCGTAGCGAGCTGGCAGAGCAAGAAAAAGTCTCTGCTGAGTGA
- a CDS encoding tyrosine-type recombinase/integrase codes for MPIVKRGSIYWVDISAPDGTRIRRSTRTEEKTKAQEYHDKLKHELWQVAKLDKIPDRIFEDIVILALRDAENQSCFENKQIYARYWLSVFRGRIISKITGEDIANNLPTHSTAKKCKLSNATRNRYRAFIMRAFSLAVASGWLNGMPHLSTQREPKVRVRWIEKEQARMLIGALRLDWMKDVVSFALLTGARKGEIFSLKWENVNLSRRIAVVTAENAKSGKARPIPLNDEAVKIISGRSRESEYVFSVDGGVIKEISRADFANALKVSGIFDFRFHDLRHTWASWHVQNGTPLMTLKELGGWEKLEMVNKYAHLSTEHLSRFSGIVTFLAQDEIGKENRPALSLVNY; via the coding sequence ATGCCGATCGTCAAAAGAGGAAGCATATACTGGGTCGATATCTCCGCTCCAGACGGAACGCGAATTAGGCGTTCTACTCGCACCGAGGAAAAAACGAAAGCTCAGGAGTACCACGACAAGCTAAAGCATGAACTATGGCAGGTTGCAAAGCTGGATAAGATACCTGACCGTATTTTTGAGGATATAGTTATCCTTGCATTACGTGATGCGGAGAACCAGTCTTGCTTTGAAAATAAGCAGATTTACGCCAGATACTGGTTATCTGTTTTCCGTGGGCGGATCATCTCTAAAATCACAGGGGAGGATATAGCAAACAACCTCCCCACTCACTCTACCGCAAAGAAGTGCAAGCTATCTAATGCCACCCGTAACCGGTACAGGGCATTTATTATGCGAGCATTCTCTCTGGCTGTTGCGTCTGGCTGGCTTAATGGAATGCCTCACCTATCAACGCAGAGAGAGCCAAAGGTTCGTGTGCGTTGGATTGAGAAGGAACAGGCAAGGATGCTTATTGGGGCTTTGCGTCTGGATTGGATGAAGGATGTGGTTTCATTTGCGCTGCTTACTGGCGCGAGGAAAGGAGAGATATTTTCTCTGAAATGGGAAAACGTTAACCTATCACGTCGTATTGCCGTGGTTACGGCAGAAAATGCGAAGTCAGGGAAAGCGCGACCGATCCCCCTCAATGATGAGGCCGTGAAAATTATCTCTGGACGTAGCCGTGAATCTGAATATGTTTTCTCAGTAGACGGCGGCGTCATTAAGGAGATCAGCCGCGCTGATTTCGCAAACGCATTGAAGGTTTCAGGCATCTTCGATTTCCGCTTCCACGACTTAAGGCACACTTGGGCAAGTTGGCACGTCCAGAACGGAACACCGCTGATGACACTGAAAGAACTCGGAGGATGGGAGAAGCTAGAAATGGTCAATAAATACGCTCACCTGAGCACTGAGCATTTGAGTCGTTTTAGTGGAATTGTCACGTTTTTGGCACAAGACGAAATCGGTAAGGAAAATCGACCAGCCTTATCACTTGTAAACTACTGA
- a CDS encoding MT-A70 family methyltransferase — translation MKKYKLIYADPPWTYRDKAADGERGASFKYPTMSILDICRLPVWDLADESCLLAMWWVPTMPAEALKVVDAWGFRLMTMKGFTWHKTNRRKGNSAIGMGHMTRANSEDCLFAVRGRLPERFNAAICQHQTFHRAEHSAKPPEFRDLLVSLLGDVPRIELFARQQAECWHSWGNEVGCNIEFQQGVKAA, via the coding sequence GTGAAAAAATACAAACTGATTTATGCAGACCCACCGTGGACATACAGAGATAAGGCAGCAGATGGCGAGCGTGGTGCATCATTCAAATATCCCACGATGAGCATATTGGATATATGTCGCTTACCGGTATGGGACTTAGCTGATGAGTCTTGTCTGCTGGCGATGTGGTGGGTGCCAACGATGCCAGCCGAAGCGTTGAAGGTTGTCGATGCTTGGGGATTTAGATTGATGACTATGAAGGGATTCACATGGCACAAGACAAATCGACGCAAAGGAAACAGTGCGATCGGCATGGGCCACATGACAAGAGCCAATAGCGAAGATTGTTTGTTTGCGGTTCGTGGCAGGCTGCCAGAGCGATTTAACGCAGCGATCTGCCAGCATCAAACTTTCCACCGCGCTGAACATAGCGCCAAGCCCCCAGAGTTTCGCGATCTGCTTGTTAGCTTGCTAGGCGACGTGCCTCGCATTGAGCTATTTGCGCGTCAGCAGGCTGAATGTTGGCATTCGTGGGGCAACGAGGTCGGTTGCAATATCGAGTTCCAGCAAGGAGTGAAAGCGGCATGA
- a CDS encoding DUF4060 family protein yields MRHIIKGNPERKERAAMKAALDIHQSKYGDYGPTKKGVTYTIKVSEEKFFIEIINREKSYVATSMMRPRDLSKVWGNAA; encoded by the coding sequence ATGCGACACATCATCAAGGGTAATCCAGAGCGTAAAGAAAGAGCGGCGATGAAAGCTGCTCTCGATATACATCAATCCAAGTACGGCGACTATGGGCCAACCAAGAAAGGCGTCACGTACACAATCAAAGTTAGCGAAGAGAAATTCTTCATCGAGATTATCAACCGAGAGAAATCATATGTGGCTACATCGATGATGCGGCCTAGGGATTTATCCAAAGTGTGGGGGAATGCAGCGTGA
- a CDS encoding DUF5405 family protein, giving the protein MQIEIGEYVITSDTYNLILNEKKVAKEGKSAGEERLQSIGFYSKISTLISALIQREVLLSDAQSLQAMQQLIERVSLQCEKAFKDFNNATHHQG; this is encoded by the coding sequence ATGCAAATCGAAATCGGCGAATACGTCATTACGAGCGACACATATAACCTGATTCTCAACGAGAAAAAGGTAGCAAAGGAAGGTAAATCTGCAGGTGAAGAGAGGCTTCAGTCCATCGGGTTCTACTCAAAAATCTCCACGCTTATCTCTGCATTAATTCAGCGCGAGGTTCTGCTCTCTGACGCCCAGTCATTGCAGGCAATGCAGCAATTAATAGAGCGAGTTTCATTGCAGTGTGAAAAGGCTTTCAAGGACTTTAACAATGCGACACATCATCAAGGGTAA
- a CDS encoding PD-(D/E)XK nuclease-like domain-containing protein: MIESGIYYGMSNEEYHADEAIGSTSIKAISVSPANLYFNKFKGSKSANIGTAIHAALLEPDVFEREFILDESLKTRASKEYKSLISSGMKEEHIFIGSEVETINRMVEASQLNEDFMYYMGTSGKSEVSMFTTCPETGLRLKCRFDRISDSLPYPLDVKSCQDASERGFSQAFGKYHYHIQAAFYLYVLKLVTGRDVNQFCFFAQENKAPYRNCMYYIGDDSLELGRKEMMRSLSTLKRCIEGELDKRDGIALQSSEINLPSYMFDDEYADEVYL; this comes from the coding sequence ATGATTGAATCTGGAATCTATTACGGAATGTCAAACGAGGAATACCATGCAGATGAAGCGATCGGTTCAACAAGCATTAAAGCGATCAGCGTTAGCCCTGCCAACCTTTACTTCAACAAATTTAAAGGTAGTAAGTCTGCCAATATAGGAACAGCGATACATGCTGCTCTATTAGAACCTGATGTTTTTGAAAGAGAATTTATTCTTGATGAATCGTTAAAAACAAGGGCTTCTAAAGAATATAAATCACTAATCTCATCTGGTATGAAGGAAGAACATATATTCATAGGTAGTGAAGTGGAAACTATTAATAGAATGGTGGAGGCATCACAACTTAACGAAGATTTTATGTACTACATGGGGACATCTGGAAAATCTGAAGTATCTATGTTTACCACATGCCCAGAAACTGGACTAAGGCTTAAATGTCGCTTTGACAGGATTTCTGACTCGCTTCCATACCCATTAGATGTTAAGAGCTGCCAAGATGCATCAGAGCGTGGATTTAGCCAAGCATTCGGTAAGTATCACTATCACATTCAAGCTGCGTTTTACTTATATGTTCTGAAATTGGTAACGGGGAGAGATGTAAATCAATTTTGTTTCTTTGCCCAAGAAAATAAAGCCCCATACAGAAACTGTATGTATTACATAGGCGATGACTCTCTAGAGCTTGGACGAAAAGAAATGATGAGATCACTTTCCACGCTGAAACGTTGCATAGAAGGTGAGTTAGATAAGAGGGATGGAATAGCTCTTCAGTCATCTGAAATTAACCTTCCATCATATATGTTCGATGACGAATACGCTGACGAGGTATACCTGTAA
- a CDS encoding LexA family transcriptional regulator produces the protein MVKKDDVKEAFSRRLDAACLDAGVAGRGLPGRIKAALKKQGIEISEPAIWKWRNGAAIPDSTNILALSRWLNVRAEWLEYGVEPMSQDAAIAQKEPDMPPQNQWSGVDVWDSDTPLGDDEVEIPYFKSIELAAGHGCVNNEDHNGFKLRFSKATLRRAGADPACTIAFPVHGHSMEPVIPEGTTVTVDLANKRIIDGAIYAIDHGDLLRVKQLFRLPNKKLSIRSYNKIDFPDEEADQDSVEIIGRVIHYSVMLV, from the coding sequence ATGGTTAAAAAAGACGATGTGAAAGAGGCGTTCTCTCGGAGACTTGATGCGGCTTGTTTAGATGCAGGCGTGGCAGGTAGGGGATTGCCCGGAAGAATTAAAGCAGCCCTAAAAAAACAGGGTATTGAAATTAGCGAACCCGCTATCTGGAAGTGGAGAAATGGAGCGGCAATTCCAGACTCAACAAACATCCTTGCGCTTAGCCGGTGGCTGAATGTTAGGGCTGAATGGCTTGAGTATGGAGTAGAACCTATGAGCCAAGATGCAGCTATAGCTCAAAAAGAACCAGATATGCCTCCACAGAACCAGTGGAGTGGCGTTGACGTGTGGGATAGCGATACACCTCTCGGTGATGATGAGGTGGAGATCCCTTATTTCAAAAGTATTGAGCTAGCAGCAGGACACGGATGCGTGAATAACGAAGACCATAATGGATTTAAGCTTAGATTCTCTAAAGCAACACTTCGTCGCGCTGGCGCAGATCCAGCCTGTACCATCGCTTTCCCAGTGCATGGGCACAGCATGGAACCAGTAATCCCAGAGGGAACTACGGTAACTGTTGATCTAGCCAATAAAAGAATTATAGATGGGGCTATTTACGCAATAGACCATGGTGACCTATTGAGAGTTAAGCAATTATTCAGATTGCCAAATAAGAAGCTAAGCATCAGAAGCTACAACAAAATAGACTTCCCAGATGAAGAAGCCGATCAAGATAGCGTTGAAATAATTGGTCGAGTAATTCATTACTCTGTGATGCTAGTCTAG
- a CDS encoding CII family transcriptional regulator, with protein sequence MEHASYSKRINEVETELRCRMMQKTNRELAKEAGWHESKVSRLNIRDMATMFVLLEKVWETSLIREVARQAVESVLPQKKKSPTAVTADDSQITMTF encoded by the coding sequence ATGGAACATGCAAGTTATAGCAAGCGCATCAATGAAGTGGAGACAGAACTCCGCTGCCGGATGATGCAGAAGACTAACCGAGAGTTAGCGAAGGAAGCAGGGTGGCACGAATCGAAAGTAAGCCGCCTAAATATCCGCGACATGGCAACGATGTTCGTACTGCTAGAGAAGGTATGGGAAACCAGTTTGATTCGTGAGGTAGCGCGTCAGGCTGTGGAATCGGTATTGCCACAAAAGAAAAAGTCGCCAACTGCGGTAACAGCTGACGACTCTCAGATCACTATGACTTTCTAG
- a CDS encoding replication protein produces the protein MSTAELFDFNAERKRRSNRMENQKLGYVPLYRSVKKTSWSKDVFLRTLWEDLLLGAQRKPRTVNFKGNLWDLQVGQLVVTPAELGLSLCDRNGKPTSRDAVVRMLNFFVKEGMISVDGEKRKGTVITILNYAEYAEKTDNLPAHKGAHKPAHNKPSDGAASGSDAAHKGAHKPAHHEQEGNNNNIKRLSSENSRESSNAALEKFLSAHPDAFVYSATGAKWGTQEDDRASRWIYEKVCVVDASAKEPNWADWANVVRLMRQQDNRTHKEICELFLWANRDSFWCSNILSPAALRKKWGTLSAQMGKPNRSQRPSADPVPHWNSKESWEDFI, from the coding sequence ATGTCTACAGCTGAGCTCTTTGACTTTAATGCTGAACGTAAGCGCAGGAGCAACCGGATGGAAAACCAGAAGCTTGGTTATGTCCCGTTGTACCGAAGCGTTAAGAAGACATCATGGTCAAAGGATGTATTCCTTCGCACTCTCTGGGAAGACCTGTTATTAGGGGCTCAGCGAAAGCCCCGTACAGTTAATTTCAAAGGTAACCTATGGGATCTTCAAGTCGGTCAACTGGTCGTGACACCGGCTGAATTAGGGCTTTCCCTTTGTGATAGAAATGGGAAGCCAACCAGTCGTGATGCAGTGGTTAGGATGCTGAACTTTTTCGTCAAGGAAGGGATGATTTCTGTGGACGGAGAGAAGCGAAAAGGGACGGTGATAACCATTCTAAATTACGCTGAATATGCCGAAAAAACAGACAATTTACCCGCACATAAAGGCGCACATAAACCCGCACATAACAAACCCAGTGATGGCGCGGCTTCCGGCAGTGATGCCGCACATAAAGGCGCACATAAACCCGCACATCATGAACAAGAAGGTAATAACAATAATATTAAAAGACTATCGTCTGAGAATTCTCGCGAATCCTCAAACGCCGCTTTGGAAAAGTTTCTCTCAGCTCATCCAGATGCGTTTGTTTACTCAGCCACTGGAGCCAAGTGGGGGACTCAGGAGGATGACAGGGCTAGTCGCTGGATTTACGAGAAGGTCTGCGTGGTTGATGCCTCAGCCAAAGAGCCTAACTGGGCAGACTGGGCAAACGTAGTTCGACTGATGAGACAACAAGATAACCGAACGCACAAAGAGATTTGTGAGTTATTCCTCTGGGCAAACCGAGATTCGTTCTGGTGCTCAAATATCCTATCCCCAGCAGCTCTGCGGAAAAAATGGGGAACCCTATCTGCCCAGATGGGCAAACCAAACCGAAGCCAACGACCAAGCGCTGATCCGGTACCGCACTGGAACAGCAAAGAGTCATGGGAGGATTTCATATGA